In the Arachis ipaensis cultivar K30076 chromosome B10, Araip1.1, whole genome shotgun sequence genome, one interval contains:
- the LOC107623547 gene encoding abscisic acid receptor PYL11-like encodes MLSNHNQNQDPSSPLMEAMMENHHNTSSNLKSNQCTSSMVQTINAPLDLVWSMIKRFEHPQGYKQFITGCTMLSGDGGIGSVREVLIMSGLPAEVSVERLDTLDDVHHVLKFSIIGGDHRLLNYSSTITLHEEEERFGGKTIAIESYVVDIPAGSSGEDTCSFTDTIIGCNLRSLAKITEGININRNHT; translated from the coding sequence ATGCTTAGCAACCACAATCAAAATCAAGATCCTTCTTCACCATTAATGGAAGCCATGATGGAGAACCACCACAACACCAGCAGCAACCTCAAATCAAACCAGTGTACCTCAAGCATGGTCCAAACCATAAACGCACCCTTGGATCTAGTATGGTCCATGATAAAGCGCTTTGAGCATCCACAGGGATACAAACAGTTCATCACGGGTTGCACCATGCTCAGCGGCGACGGCGGCATTGGCAGCGTCCGTGAGGTCCTAATTATGTCTGGCTTGCCTGCTGAGGTTAGCGTGGAACGCTTAGACACACTTGATGATGTTCACCATGTCCTCAAGTTCAGCATCATCGGTGGTGATCATAGGCTTCTCAACTATAGCTCCACCATTACTCTGCATGAAGAGGAAGAAAGGTTTGGAGGCAAAACCATCGCTATAGAGTCATATGTGGTGGATATTCCGGCGGGAAGTAGCGGCGAAGATACCTGTTCTTTCACAGATACCATCATTGGTTGCAATCTTAGGTCCTTGGCTAAGATCACAGAAGGAATCAATATCAATCGGAACCATACGTAA
- the LOC107623548 gene encoding LOW QUALITY PROTEIN: peroxisome biogenesis protein 7-like (The sequence of the model RefSeq protein was modified relative to this genomic sequence to represent the inferred CDS: inserted 1 base in 1 codon) — protein MPVFKTPFNGYSVKFSPFYEDRLAVATAQNFGILGNGRLHVLSLSPNPSQPFTEIAAYDTADGVYDVAWSESHDSLLVAAVADGSVKLYDTALPPTSNPIRSLXRTFKEHSYCVYSAVWNPRHADVFASASGDCTLRVWDVREPSSTMVFPPHELEVLTCDWNKYDDCIIATASVDKSIKVWDVRSFRVPIAVMNGHGYAVRKVRFSPHVRNLMVSCSYDMTVCVWDFMVEDALVSRYDHHTEFAVGVDMSVLVEGLMASTGWDELVYVWQHGTDPRAP, from the exons ATGCCGGTATTCAAGACTCCATTCAACGGTTACTCCGTCAAGTTCAGCCCCTTCTACGAGGACCGCCTCGCCGTAGCAACCGCGCAGAACTTCGGTATCCTCGGCAACGGCCGCCTCCACGTCCTCTCCCTCTCCCCAAACCCTTCCCAGCCCTTCACCGAGATCGCCGCCTACGACACCGCCGACGGAGTCTACGATGTTGCCTGGTCCGAGTCCCACGACTCCCTCCTCGTTGCCGCCGTCGCCGACGGCTCCGTCAAGCTCTACGACACCGCACTACCGCCTACTTCCAACCCTATCCGGTCCC CCCGCACCTTCAAGGAACACTCCTATTGCGTCTACTCCGCCGTATGGAACCCCCGCCACGCCGACGTCTTCGCGTCCGCCTCCGGCGACTGCACCCTCCGCGTCTGGGATGTTCGTGAACCTTCGTCCACCATGGTGTTCCCTCCTCACGAATTGGAGGTGCTAACTTGCGATTGGAACAAGTACGACGACTGCATAATTGCGACTGCTTCGGTGGATAAGAGCATCAAGGTTTGGGATGTGAGGAGTTTTAGGGTTCCGATTGCGGTTATGAATGGGCACGGGTATGCGGTGAGGAAGGTGAGGTTTTCACCGCACGTGCGGAATTTGATGGTGTCTTGCTCTTATGATATGACGGTTTGTGTTTGGGATTTCATGGTGGAGGATGCGCTTGTGAGTCGGTACGATCATCACACGGAGTTCGCGGTTGGTGTTGATATGAGTGTTCTTGTTGAAGGCTTGATGGCCAGCACTGGTTGGGATGAGCTTGTTTATGTTTGGCAGCATGGCACTGATCCTAGAGCACCTTGA
- the LOC110267965 gene encoding uncharacterized protein LOC110267965, with the protein MRPREGTSVREETPKKEPFTIVASAVAINGACRQESIIDDTVLSLYFYCISAGNYLEYWYWCCHETVGVVDVHLRCSHGSCCHRLNPNYALIRFILLKSSSPWILALRVRYLRSFGTKL; encoded by the exons ATGCGTCCGAGAGAGGGGACGAGTGTGAGAGAGGAGACGCCGAAGAAGGAGCCGTTCACCATCGTCGCGTCTGCTGTTGCCATCAACGGAGCTTGTCGTCAGGAGAGCATCATCGACGACACTG TATTATCGCTCTACTTTTATTGTATTTCTGCTGGAAATTATCTTGAGTACTGGTATTGGTGCTGTCATGAAACGGTTGGAGTTGTTGATGTACATCTGCGATGTAGCCATGGAAGTTGCTGCCACCGTCTCAATCCAAATTATGCGCTCATTCGTTTCATTTTACTTAAATCCTCCTCACCTTGGATTCTGGCACTCCGGGTTCGATATCTTCGGTCCTTCGGGACCAAGTTGTGA